ATCATCACATACCAATCACTGTACTATGGGACCTAAGGCTGATTGCACTATAAAATAGCATAGATTTTCACTTGTATTAACAGAACTTACTATTGTGTTTTAAAAATCACACTTGTTGTATTCCTCTACATTATAAATTTCTCACAACCATTTGCAATCTTTGGCTTAAATTCACAAGTTTTCAtgcattttcatttgtttcactttcGGTTGAGAGTTGGtaagtaaatttttttcatagcttttgtcttctcttttctttttgatataAGATGTGTTTAGCGATTTTCAAAGGTTATTTCTTTTATGTCCGATCCTTGAACAATATAAGGAATTTAACTCTTgctattgttattttttttttatccatctgaaaaaaaaaagataaaaaatttggTTCTAATGAAAATTCTTCAAGTCTAATATCTCCTCGAATGTTGTTGCGAAATGTTCAAACAATTGAACATGGGAATTTATTTCCAAATGAATTTAAACATTATCATTATGTTGCACTCTCAAATTTTACTAGGTCACGTATATGTATCACATTTCAGAGTTGATTTTATTTAACCAAACACAACAATATATACGGATATGTGGCCATAGTGCAAGggatgattctttttattgatataAACATTTATCATTcaaaaagagtaaaaagaaacatttcatatgaaaattgattttttttgcgAGTTCAAACTTAAAAGGTTTTACGGATGATTCACTCATGACGAGCATTGTGGACGGTCTAAGTAACAAACAACTTGTttaccgtttttttttttttttttttaataaaaaattgatgcaGATTTATTTTGTAGTCATCTAGGCCCATAATTAGTGAATCTATGTACTATACAATAAGTATGTGGACTTTTCTACACATTTATAGTCTTACTTAATGGATTTGTTAAAActtcttttaacaatttggaCGATGTGAGTTAATGGAATCTCATTCTTCTCTAAACATTCAGTATTTTAGAATcttaagaaaaaatagaaaaaagttgatcttttattcccggaacaagtttaccaaacgaaGGATTCTTTGATCAATTAATTGTTTGCCTAATTCtttcaaagttcaaaatgatATAATTGTTTTCCTAATTCtttcaaagttcaaaatgatATAAGCGAAAAAGATGGGTTCATGTGATCcaaaaaattccatttccaattgttttattttgctcgatttagaaattattttgaagggatataatatcaaataaaataaataatactgaCTCTAACAAGATAAAAGAGTGTATTTCTTAATTGCTTTTTAgaaatgtcacaatttattaCTTGATTTATTGTCTATTGTCATGTTCCTTGCATCGCACGGGCTCAACTCTAGCAAATGTGAAACAAGATGAGATTTCCAGAGAGcaaatattcttttattttacgTGCCATACAACCTCgttcttaaaataattattttaaagaaaaaaattttcaaattatttattttccgtgaaatacaATGTTTTTCTTTACCCCATTGGCCTGGTCTTATCTCAGTAAACCTATTATCATGAGCAACCAAAGCTTCAGAAAGCTTAAGCTTCCAAACCTAGACTAACATCATTCTATACAAACTGGAGGCAATGGTTAGTGTGAGTTTCCTATCTATTAACATTCCAGATCCTGCTCCTAACAAAACTCACCTCCAAAAGAATTTGAGTCTCAACCATTTCTGCCTTCATCTCCCAAGTTCAGGACCATAAACCATCCGTAACACTCAAATTGAAGAGCGAGGACTATGGCCGCAGCTTTCTTAACAACCATTTCTTCCGCAGTGGAGCATCGAGTGCCAAGAATGTCCTGGCTTTTCTCTCGTCCTCCAAAAGATCGCAACCATCCAGCAGGACATCGTCGTCTATGTCCGGTATCTCCTGAAGTGCACTAATAGCACCTTCAATTGTATAGCTCTTCTGCTCACTCCGACCCAAAGAAATAGGAATTTTGTCCCCAGTAGCACCTTCAATGCCATGGCCTGAGAGAACTCCCTGCATCTCATCAGTTTTCTGCAGTTTACTAACAGGACCAGGTTCATGGGATGGCGTGCCTGGTCGCTTGCTCAGTGGATGAGAAATGTGATAATCCCTGATGGAGAGCGAGCATCTGTACATCCAGCATCTCCCTCCAGATTTTGCGCATCATGTATACCACATGTTCCAGGATCCTCACCGATGAAGTTTCCATCCACCATATTAGAGTAAATCTTGCGTAAATCGTCATAGCAACATAAAACTTTATCTCTGTATGCACAAGCATCTGGATCAACCTGAAAATTTCACAACTCACAATTAAGTAGCTCACAATTATGGCTCACAAAGGAGCACCCAATTCAATACCTCAAGTATAAATTTCTGCAAAGTTTTCTctgttaatatttcattttagaTGGACTGACAAAGATTTCAATTTCCCTAAGTTAAACATGCTATTCTAATTTTGAGTGGGAATAGTTAGAAATGCTCCCCATAGTTCCAGAATAGAAACCTTTGCCAAAAGACAAATATTTCTCAGTCTTCTGTGCTACATTCCTGAGATTTTTACCAAGAGATCATGCGAAGAACTGGGAAGTGATTTGCCAAGAAAGAGATGTAAGCAAAGCTGCATCATGGCTGAATGCTGGAGCAGGAAGTCAAgtgattaaaataaaaatattccaaaacactCATAAAAGGAACTTTACCTTCATATAAGCTTCCCAAACCTCACCATCTGCAATTACCATCTTCTGCATTTCATCCCATGCGAACCCACCATGACTAAGAAGTTTGCTGATCTCATCATACTGCTTCATCAAGAAGATATACCGACTTTCTAAGTCAGATCTGCCACATTGAAGTCCGAATTGTTTATTGAAAGATGTAATCATCTGAACCCAGGCTACATCATCCAATGTTGAACCATTCTTATTCCCTCCATGCGTCATCTCTAtcaaaaggtcagtaaaataACGATCCATTTGTTCTGTCCACTCTACCAGTGAAGATTCATTCCTTGGGGAGTACAAATCATTAAGCTCGTCACCTACAAAGAGCAAAAGAGGCATCATTTAGAAAATCTGATTTGATAAAGTGAAATGCAAATCATTTGTTATTCTCATCACTAATAGAACATCAATGGCGAACACACTCCAAATTCCCAAGAATTACATACCGGTCATCAAGATGGGTATTTCACAGCTGGGATCTGTACTATGAGTGACATGGTTATATCTTCCATCAAAACTCTCTTCTCCAAAAATCACACACAGTTTGTGATAGCTTGGGACTGTTCTTACTCTATAAGATCGAGCATCAGGGTGTTCCTATAATTATGCACATAAGAGACTGCATAACAGAAAAAGACAATCTGATATGATGAGCATTAAATTCACCTTGATATAAGCATCCCACAACTGGTCATCAGCTGTTATCATTTCTCTTGCTTCATCCCATAAAAAGCCATCCTGTTTGAGAATATTTCTTATTTCATTGAATTGCTTCCTCAAGTATTTGTACCGGTTCTTCAGAATATCTTTCTCATAGTTAGATTGAAAATTTGCATTAAAATGAGCAACCATGATGGTCCAAGCCTGTGTTATAAACGTCTGACCAAGCTTATTTCCTTTGAGAGCCTGGTCCAGTAGCAGGTCAATGAGGTAGCGGTCCATAGGTGGTGTCCAGTATGTCCTTGTGCGGTCACTAGTACAGGATTTGTCCCTAGCTTTCCCTTCACCAAAAAATAGGAAGACGGGTCATATAGACATTCTACTAGTTACAAAAGAAACCATGTACACATCAACCAGATATTTCAAGCATTTTGATATGTATGAACTACAGACATATATATCAATGAGATTAGGCACAACATATTGGCAATTGAAAAAATAGGCATATGAGAAAAAAGCAAGCTGTAAAAGGAGACAAACAAGTCAAGAGTCTCCTTGAGTCTTCATATGGACCAAAGACCAAACCTCATAATTACTCTAGGAGATGAGAGAAACTAATAAGAAAGAGATAATCCGTCTTACCGGACTTTCTTCCGATGTTGTCATCTTCAGAGTTCTTTTGCTGATCAAGTCGACTCTGAGTCCCATTGTCAAATGCACTGCCATAAATTAGGACCAGATCATCATAGTTGGGCAGGACCTTGGTCCTATATGTCCGTGCATGCGGGTTCGCCTATAGTCATTGTATGAACATCAATTATTTTGAAACAGAAGGGAACACAAGAAACAGTGAAGTAAGGAGAGAGAACCCTGTACTCATCTGAAGACCACGTACCTTGATATGGGCATTCcatacatcatcatcagcaGTGATCATTTGGCGTGTTTTATCCCATGAAAATCcatcttcttgaagaagaagggtGGCATCGGAGTAGTAATTCCATAATTTCTTGTATCTATGCCTCAAAACCCTCTTTCCATACTGAGGACCAAATTTTTCATTGAACAAATGAAGCATGTCCGTCCATGCCTGCTTGGTAAATGTATCACCGGACTTATTGCCTCTCCCTACTTGGTCCAGCATAAGCTCAAGGAAGTACTGGTCCATTGATGGGGTCCAGTCTGTTCTTGGACGTTCATTATTTGATAGTACGTGACTACCCACTCCATCTCCTAGAGATTGAGATGTAGAAACTTAGTATGAGTTTGACATATTCTACTAGTTGAAACAAGATTTCtctgagaaaataaaaatcactttGACACGGCCATCTCCTCACCAAGAAATGTTAGATATTTGCTTAGTAAAAGCATGATGTGTCTCAAATTTAGTCTATTGACTGCatactaaaaatataaaacaaaaatatacgGTATTTAACATTGAGCTGAAAGATTTTGTCCACATCACAAATAACCAGTCTGAGGcatccaaagttttttttttttttttaatgttaaatgACAGTTAAATCCTTCTGAAGGTAAATCCCAACATAAACCATTGTTGCTCCTACACACTGAGGGATGCTGCATGAGGTAAATTGACCATAATCACGAGGTGAAAAAGAACCAACCCATATTTACTCTCTGGATTTCATCATCAAAGTCCACGTCATGGCTTGACCGGCTGTATCTTCCATCAGCGGATGTATATCCATAAATTAAACATAAGTCATTAAAGTTCAGAACTGATTTTGTCTTGTAAGTGCGCACTTCTGGGTGAACCTGCATCATTTGAATAAAGTTTCAAATCAAGGCATAGACCCCTACTAAGATGTAGCCGAGGTAATTCACCTTGAGATAAGCATCCCAAACATAGTCATCAGCAATCACCATCTGTCGAGTTTCATCCCAAGAGAATCCATTCTGACCCAGAAGATTCTTTACATCGTTAAATTGCCTCCAGAGATTTGTATAACGGAGTTTGAGAGCATCTTTATCATATTGAGATCCAAATTTAGCATTGAATACGGCAAGCATGTCTGTCCAGGCTTGCTTATTAAAAGTATGGCCGATCCGGTTTCCTCTGTGCATGTGCTCTATCATAAGATCAATAAAATACCGTTCCATTGTAGGTGTCCAATATGTCCTTGAACGATCATTGCTCACAGGGATTTGACAGTCCATTTATCTTCCTAGATATTGGATAGACAATGAGAAACCTCATCAGAAGCAAAGAGAGGCATAAGTGCATTTTAAATCGACTCATAGATATTAAAAACAAGCATGGAGGAGACTATGGCAAAAGAGTTAGCTGTAATAAAACTCTCTGGGTTAAGCTCTCTTGAAGGCAGCCTTAACATAGGAAATTCAAGTGACAACAGTGTAGCCACCGTATGGATACTAGACACCGAGATGCCTCTGGAAATAATACCATAGAAGAATGTCCAACGACATTTTGCGCAAGACAAGAATCTTATTCTGATCTCGTCATCGAAGTAGGCGCACTAACTCAGCCCAGAAGCACATGGTTCAGGGAAATGCAATGAAGTCGACTGCCATACTACTCCGAGATTAAATTGAATTCAGGGCACGTCAGAACCACACCAACCCATCTCACAAGACATTTCATATTTTACATTGGAATACAGTCACGAAATCAACAAGGAGAGCAAAGGAAACAAACGAAAAAATCCGCTCGACAGACACTCCGACGCTGCACAGATATGATCCTAGCATCACGCATTGTTAAAAAAAACCACTTTTTCTGTAAAGGGTATCGAGAAAGATTGGATCTTTTCACACGCGGGAACGGGAAACGTTGAACGCACTCAAGGGATGTCCTGGTTTTTTTTACCTGGACGATACAGTGgaagaggagggggaggaggtgATTGGGGAGTGGCACTTCTGCGGAGTTTTGGCGCCTAAAGGGACCCTGCCGTACGAAAGCGAAGAGGAGTTAACCCTAATCCGGAATAACGCCCCCTCAACAGCTGTTTGGTTACAGACGcaatctccttctctctctctctctctcttaccaATCCAACGAAAGAGAACGCAAATTGCAGTCTTTAGGGCGTTGGAACAATGCTGGGCCTGAAGCCCAATATGGAGGATGTAATCTGATAATCTATAGTTCATATAcagttaatatcatgaaaaattctaaattaatatatttataataaatatatctcaaattaatttttttgacaactaaaaatctcaaattagtataattttgatcaatttaccccaaattggtattACTTccgacaaatttatcctatgttagcttttgttaaattttataatcaaattgcCGAGTTGAATGACATTTAACATTTGACTAATGTACCAACCGTTTATTACAATTATATctattttgtggttttttgtatggtattaatccaatttaaaagagggtatatttatcataaatgtataagtttagggtttttaaaggtaaaaaaaattaatttgggattaaTTTGTCATAAAcgtattaatttaggatttttttttatgataattcGACATACATTTGTCACAGATATAtcggtttgaaatttttagtggtcaaaaaaataatttaaggtaaatttattataagtttacgAATCTaggatttttcgtggtattaacacTACTTCATACTCATTACTCTGTTCTTTCCTTGTCATAGCCTATTTCACCTCTCAAGCCggaaaagaacagagagaaacCATCAAAGGCTTGATTTCTGAAAACTGAACTGAACAAAGATCCAGAATTTTTACCTATGTCTGTAGATTAGGTACATGCCTGCGCTGTAAGGCCGTTTCCCCGActcattttgggaaaa
This genomic stretch from Eucalyptus grandis isolate ANBG69807.140 chromosome 3, ASM1654582v1, whole genome shotgun sequence harbors:
- the LOC104438410 gene encoding LOW QUALITY PROTEIN: uncharacterized protein LOC104438410 (The sequence of the model RefSeq protein was modified relative to this genomic sequence to represent the inferred CDS: deleted 2 bases in 1 codon; substituted 1 base at 1 genomic stop codon) produces the protein MERYFIDLMIEHMHRGNRIGHTFNKQAWTDMLAVFNAKFGSQYDKDALKLRYTNLWRQFNDVKNLLGQNGFSWDETRQMVIADDYVWDAYLKVHPEVRTYKTKSVLNFNDLCLIYGYTSADGRYSRSSHDVDFDDEIQRVNMGDGVGSHVLSNNERPRTDWTPSMDQYFLELMLDQVGRGNKSGDTFTKQAWTDMLHLFNEKFGPQYGKRVLRHRYKKLWNYYSDATLLLQEDGFSWDKTRQMITADDDVWNAHIKANPHARTYRTKVLPNYDDLVLIYGSAFDNGTQSRLDQQKNSEDDNIGRKSGKARDKSCTSDRTRTYWTPPMDRYLIDLLLDQALKGNKLGQTFITQAWTIMVAHFNANFQSNYEKDILKNRYKYLRKQFNEIRNILKQDGFLWDEAREMITADDQLWDAYIKEHPDARSYRVRTVPSYHKLCVIFGEESFDGRYNHVTHSTDPSCEIPILMTGDELNDLYSPRNESSLVEWTEQMDRYFTDLLIEMTHGGNKNGSTLDDVAWVQMITSFNKQFGLQCGRSDLESRYIFLMKQYDEISKLLSHGGFAWDEMQKMVIADGEVWEAYMKVDPDACAYRDKVLCCYDDLRKIYSNMVDGNFIGEDPGTCGIHDAQNLEGDAGCTDARSPSGIITFLIHXASPGTPSHEPGPVSKLQKTDEMQGVLSGHGIEGATGDKIPISLGRSEQKSYTIEGAISALQEIPDIDDDVLLDGCDLLEDERKARTFLALDAPLRKKWLLRKLRP